Proteins co-encoded in one Coprobacter tertius genomic window:
- a CDS encoding polyprenol monophosphomannose synthase — protein sequence MHESDGIVIIPTYNEKENIENIIHAVFRLKKYFHVLIIDDGSPDGTANIVKMMQKDYPDRLFMIERAGKQGLGTAYIAGFKWALEHGYDYIFEMDADFSHNPEDLIRLWDACVNQGADVAIGSRYISGVNVVNWPMGRVIMSYFASKYVRLITGMKIADTTAGFKCYRREVLETIDLDRIRFKGYAFQIEMKFTAYKCGFRLIEVPIIFINRVLGVSKMNGGIFGEAVWGVIRLKIGSWFKKYPCKKGI from the coding sequence ATGCATGAATCAGACGGTATAGTTATAATTCCTACTTATAACGAAAAAGAAAATATAGAGAACATAATACATGCTGTATTTCGTTTAAAAAAATACTTTCATGTATTGATTATTGACGACGGTTCTCCCGATGGAACTGCAAATATCGTAAAGATGATGCAGAAAGATTATCCCGATCGTTTGTTTATGATCGAACGAGCGGGAAAACAAGGATTGGGAACCGCTTATATTGCTGGTTTTAAGTGGGCATTGGAGCATGGTTATGACTATATTTTCGAGATGGATGCCGATTTTTCTCATAATCCAGAAGATCTTATAAGATTATGGGATGCCTGTGTAAACCAAGGTGCTGATGTTGCTATCGGATCACGGTATATCTCAGGTGTAAATGTTGTAAATTGGCCGATGGGACGTGTTATTATGTCTTATTTCGCATCGAAATATGTCCGCCTGATTACCGGTATGAAAATTGCAGATACAACAGCCGGTTTTAAATGTTATCGTAGAGAAGTACTGGAAACAATCGACCTCGATCGTATCCGTTTCAAAGGTTATGCTTTCCAGATAGAAATGAAGTTTACTGCATATAAATGTGGATTCAGACTTATCGAAGTACCCATTATATTTATAAATCGGGTATTGGGTGTAAGTAAGATGAACGGAGGTATCTTTGGCGAAGCCGTTTGGGGAGTAATTAGGCTTAAAATAGGTAGTTGGTTTAAAAAATATCCTTGCAAAAAAGGAATCTAA